The stretch of DNA GCTGGAAACAACCTGAATCCAGTAAGGCTTCCTCCTCATGTCGATTCAGCAAGACTGACATGTGCGTCGGTGCCTGGCGTAGGGAGTCtgaagcttttattctgaaatgatGAACACAACTGGTTGTACAGTATGTTTTAAGTACGTGTCATAAAAGGATATTTTATCATGTTATGACAAAATAAActtttataataaaacaaactgaTTATTCCATTTATTGCACAGAGTTTATTAAACAGATTAAAAAAACTAACAAACAGGGAGAACCTGGTTTGTAGAAGGTAAATATTTGTGACGGTGGATGAATAACAGCAGCAAGCGGGTCAGAAAATGAACAAATGCCTTAGATCCCTTAAACTTGATACCAAATCGGTGCAGAAAAGTGTGGCAGAAGCAAACAGTGATTTAAAAAACGTATAAACCATGATAGAGGATATTTGGCTGCACCAACATCCTGGTCCTAAAGCACAGCAGCTGGTCGGGACAACCTGGGATCACCACAGACCCGTTCAGGTAAGTGTGAGTTTTAGGATGATAAAAACGTTGGCTGCTCCCTCCCTAAGTGCTCGGATGGTCCCAGAGACGCTGGCGCACGCGGGACAACTAACAGTTCACTTGTTTCCAGTGAGGTAGAGGACGATGGCATTAGGAACTTCCAAGGTTTCATCTTTTATCAACACAATGTCATACGAGTCCAGGTAGGCTTGTTTCCGTTCCTCCACCTGGACAACAAAAAGAAGTTCTTAATACTGTTATGAACCTGTTATAAACAACAGCACAAGTTCTTTGTTGACCTTGTCATTAAGGAACCCAATCTTTAGGATATTCTCCATGTCTTGAACTCCGTCAGCCATGTTCAGATCCCCTAGAGAGTCCCCTAGCAGCAGGACATTGGGCCGAGTCCGGAGCTCCTGGAAGTGGCCCGTGTTGAGCAGCGCACCTTCCCTTTTATTGTAGATGTGAATCAGCTCGCCTTTAAAGGCCCTCAACACCCCCTGTCCAATCAGATGAAGTCATTTAAATCCCTGCTGTTGGTTTGAAGTTAAAGTCAGGTGCGTGACGACTCACAGACTCGTCAAAGTCCATGTAGTTGGAGAAGACGTTGACGTTGGAGTGGAAGACACCAGCTTGTCGGATCACCTCTTCCAGGATGTCTCCGATTCCGGCAGAGAAGATGAGCAAAGGGATGCTGTGCTCATGTAGGTGGTCAAAGAAGAGCGGGTAGCCCTCCCTGTTAAGACACCCCAGCATGTTGTAACTTAAAGCTGTAAGAGTACAACGACACGTCTCGAGACGTTCCCTCACCTCAGCATGGCGTCAGACTCACGCACCGCCTCAGCCAGCTGGTCTTTCCTGATTCTCTGTTCAACTAAGAGATCGTGAGCTTTGGTCCACCTGTGACATGAAGAAACATCTGAAACCACAGACCCCCATCAAATGTATGGACCATAAGCGGTAAATGTCAAATACTCACCACTCCACCATTAACGGCAGCTTCTCCTCCACTGACAGTGACGTGTCGATCTCTATAGGATAATATGTCTTCAGAAGAGTATCGAGCTGGGGAAGAAAGGAGAAGATCATCAAAACTAACTGAACAGGAAATGCTGACATGAGCTCAAAATGTCTTTAAGAGTGAAGCATATTCTTTAATAGACAAGATTATGTTGATTTATAGGACATGCGTTTATAAACAAGTATCAAGATTTTAAAAAAAGACCGTTGATGCATGAAAAATATAATTGAAATCTATCAAAGTCTTACTTTTGCTGACTAATGTTTTCCAGGAAACCACTAGATGGCAGGGCAGGACTTGTTAAGTGTATTTGGCCGAACTTACAAATAGAAATTAAAATTTTTAAGTAAATATGCAGGTTTTTGTTTCAGTAACTGATGTATACATAAATGGAAATGTATTACTCTGTTTATTTAATTGCAAAAACTTGCAATCGATACTGTTAGGATACTTCCTACCTTTTCTCTACATTCAGTGGAGATGGCTTTGCTGTTGTCCAGAATATCTGCAAAAGAAAAGTAGACACGAAAAGTCGTATCAAGCAATAATAAATTAGAATGAAAGCAAACAATAAGGAGAAAATCCACAGGAAAGATAATAAAAGGTGGCATGCAAAATAAAAGCTGCAAATTTCAAATCAAAACAGTTTGACCACAAAAAATGTTGcaacctcttcttcctcctctcctccctatcttatcccaaggctctttgtctgtctttgggtgcacggctgcttctgcatttttttctggaaactattaaaaatggacctggtcagttggtctctcaacgcgattttttcaacaatgagaacgggagaaggggctcccggatgcccctctgggacagatccagttgggcacatcatggactcctggaaacagtggaacctgatctgcctctcccaactgtctgtagaggattctgaagacgtctggatattcgtggtgttggtgtcgggtttcctgctctttggcctaggaggcttcctggcttaccggaaaattaacgagctgtcgaggaatattggcgctcaccccgagctcagggatggattacaccgctctgtgaattcacagactcaaataattgtcaagatgagtcgtaagcttggcacaaattcatgcgttggcacaaaagatggatgccatcaaggagcgagtggatgaatcagcacggattgggatagattaatttatgcCTTTATTGGATtttgaggggttgaggaccagcaGAACTCTAAAACAGAGGAAATTATCTCCGTCTggtcccaaaacaagttcttatctgaatctggtgcccttgagcctgtgaggctgaagtgaatacccccctcagaagaaatgtggaatgctgccgtcaccatggcaactctgtctccctatcccggcctgggcgggactgcgagctgtgaaggccgctgaatcgttccaggagtcactgtgccctctaaacccaacgacctgCCACCTCTGTCCAGACTGAAGtgaagagcgctgcttatcgcagctgctgctgctgatgtgtggagagtcccaaaaccctaccaccccacctagtggacacttatgttatgTTATATCTACATAActgctgttgcatttctgtctgaggtgtttttttgcagagcaaagttgCCCTccaggtggagggtaactctgaagtgcctttttttcccctccacctgacccaaccctcatgtaaccctctgatctctattaaggtagcacgactcgggttgcgaatgaccacagtcaccaattcttgtcatgtgtctatgtatgtctgatctcagaattgtgtgtactgaaactctaatttccctctgggattaataaagtatctttgattttgaATTGAAATGTTATTACTCCACAACTCGGAGCTGATTTGTCATGAAGTGCACTCACTGTGGCAGGTTGGGCAGCGTTTTCCATTGTGAGAAAATCTTGTTAAAGTCATGTCAAAGTCTGAAATCACCTGAGCAGAACAAGGAAATAATGTTCAACACTACCTGTAGGGCGGATTGTGTTTATGAACCGTTTGAGTGGAGGTACCTGCAGGGTGTTGGAGCCAGCCTTTCGGATGGACTGCATGATCTGTTGAACCCGCTGAGGGTCCTTCATACACACAGAAGAGTTGGACAGCTCTGGGACCTGAGCAAACACAAAACCACGAGATGAAAGTAAGTTTAGTAACCGACAAACCAGACTGACTCACTGAAAGATAATCACATCCTTTTCTGAAAATCACAAGCTGGTATCAAAAAAAGcgcctgctaaatacataaacaggaAAACCTAAAGACAGAACTTCTGTCTTCTTTGATCTAACTGGTTAGCCGCAGTAACTTAGCTTAAAATAGTTTAGCTTGCTAGAAAACTAATTTTTCGTCCTGCAGTCAAGCTTTATGTGTCTGACGTTTTTCTAGGCGTTTACAGAAATGTTTTACCATTTTTGAGGTTCTGCTTTGATGTTAAGTTATTTAGACAAAAACAGATCCTTGAGAAGCCGGTTTGAGCAGGACTAGGCTAAAACGACATGTTGATTACTTCCTGGAGCGTCGGAATTTTTACTAAGCAGATTTTAATTTAGATTAAAATGCTATTTACTCGTGCAACATGTAATTTATTAGATATATGTAATGTATCAAATCGCTCAAATGCAGTAACTTAGTCTGGATTGGTTCATCTGCACGTTCTGTCGCTGGGACACGCCATTTGCTATAATTTTATTCCGAGCCTAAAAATGTAATTGAAAGCACCAGCACGTGGGGACAGTGTGCGCTCTTCCCCGCAAACCAACGCACCGATCATTGGTTCCTCCCTTAGTTGTTTATTTATTGACATTCTTCGTCACAAGAAAAGGTTACTAAACCAGATTATAAATGATACCATTTTAGACtcttattttacagaaaaataattTGCCAGTTCTAATATAATTTTAAAACAATTTAATAAGTTAACAAgctatttttaaatatttcagccaAGGGTATATACATGTACGGAAAACTTATTAAAATTTGCATGAAGGAAAATTGCTATTTAAAATTCAATTCATGACAGTGGGCAGACTGGATTAAAATTGCTaaattacaacacacacacacacacacacacacacacacacacacacacacacacacacacacacacacgattagaAAAATGCTACACACTACATGTAAAATACTGTTTTAATTTATCATCTTTAAAGAGCCCAGGGATTAAGAATATTTTCTTGattacattacattacttgaTTACATTCTTGAttacaggatgctgtgagggctgccagaacggcctattttgcagacatcattgaaacaaactccaataatcctaagattctctacaaaacactaaactctgttctggtgtatcaggagcctagcttaatgtctcctacagctgctggaaactctgaagcttttcacagattctttgttgataaagtgtcaggcattagagcagctatttctggtaactctgttgacccggtTCCAGTTccttcatcaccacccaccctgagctccctcaatactgtttcatactctgagctgagtaagcttgttgcgaggcagaagccatctggctctccacttgacgttctgccgcctcgtctctggaaggctgcctttccgtgccttggcccttcacttggtcagattatcaatgggagcctcagcacaggtgtggtcccagctgctttgaaagcagcagttattcggccgaccctgaagaaacctggtgctgatgtctctgtgatcgaaaattacaggcctatctctaccctgccttttacatcaaaactgcttgagaaagtcgtttatcagcagctggtctcacatttagctgactctgatctgtttgaggttttccaatcagggttcaggtctggccatagcacagagtctgctctactgagggtcctaaatgacatctatctatcactagatcagggaacatctgtgctgcttctgttattagatctgacagcagccttcgacacagttgaccacgcgattctactggatcgctggaacgatgggttgggatcaaagggtcagctctggattggtttagatcgtatctccacaacaggacattctgtgttaagccaggcgtacactgtgcgactttttcactcgtagcactccgcttcagctcaaactgtacgacttcctcgcagggcagatctcaagagtcatgcgctcacactgcacgacccagttctcgcatgcaacctgactgctcacactgtacgtctggtagcaacacgtcggccctaaaaatatgctaaaaatagcagtttttactcaacacgtcagacttttttgtcttgtcttgcctgttgtccttcgggagtgctgcagtaggacacacagggatttatggtggttggatgaggaaaacgaaataaagaaagtaaatctgtgttttgtgatcagtttaatttgacatgaacacgacaaacacgctttcttgacaatccttgtgagtaaaaaaaacgtgtagaaacaaaaacgaacagcgtttgttattagggaaatagtgagcggcgttgatgcaggattgcgcatgcgccgtgagcggttctgatactttttgggtcgcagctgctcgcagcgataccctcacgagggacgagcggaaatttaaacacgccagaagtccgtgcgacctcacgactgctgatcggcagctggtcagttggtgttaatcgcctctcgtaaccccctgtacactacacgacgctcggcgcaaaactcgccccaatgtcgtggattctcgcacgactggaaaatcggctcaaaaaagtgaaaaagtcgcacagtgtacgcccgactttaaactgggtgatgtttattcttcatgggaggggctccgctggggggtcccgcaggggtcgatccttggtcctcttttgtttgccatttatctgctacctctggggtcaatctttcgtaaacatggcctatcattccatctctatgctgacgattgccagatttactctccattgtgtcaggagaaaggtcactctatccagtcctttgtgtcctgtgttaacgaggtgaaatcttggctaatggccaacgttctgcatctgaatgagggaaagacagagctcattgtttttcaccccaacagcaggaatgtggatcgttatgttgatcttgggcctctttctccatactcaaaaccagttgtgaccagtttgggtgtgaaacttgatgcaggacttaaatttgatgctcacatcaattctgtgatccggtccagtttctttcacctgagacgccttgcaaaaatcaagcatatgctgcaagagcccacctggagcgggtactacatgcttttgtaatttctaggcttgattactgcaactctctatatgcagggttgtgtcagtcatcactgcgtcgcctacaggttgtgcagaaaagcgcagccaggttcctgactgggaccaggaaacgggaccacatcagtccggttctggcctccctgcactggcttccggttcgctatcgttcacacttcagactccttgtctttgtttttaatttcttccagggtggtgctcccccccatctggccactctcctgaacagacattccccatcacgcgctctgcgctcctctgaccaagacctgctcgctgtccctcgttctaggtgtcgtactcgcggggaccgggctttctcagtcctagcaccgtcactatggaaccagttgccactctcagttaggctgtccccatctctgccagtcttcaagagccacctaaaaacacacctcctccgcttggcgtttcctgaacagtaCTGTACAgtattcagcgccttgggcttcctgacagggttgcggaaggcgctttataaataaagctttcatTTGATTTTACATTACAAATTCACACATTAAATAATCAAACtatcaaaattatttaaattagcAGCAGTTAAACAATATTACCTGAGATAATCAACATTTTGACACAAGGAAGATTTTCTTCTCCAGTTTAAGAGACACGTTCCTTGACACTCAGTTGGTTCTAACGTGTAATTTTATTGTCACTGAAACAGCATCTGTTTAAAAGTGAATGAATAAATTTAAGCTTTGTTGTAGAACACATAAATGTGTATTTTGCACATGCATGAGCTGAAGTCCAATAAAATAACAACGCAtgaattattttacaaaacatCTTTATTTGCAAATGAGTTTATTATTTCATACATCCATTATAAGGACAAAATGTCCGACTACCACATGCAAAGCAAACACATAGCTTATTTCAGTTAATATTTGCAGTGCCATGTTGGTCATGAAGTGGAAATGAATATCATTTCTGCTCTGTAACCTCGCAAAGCCCTGAATATCACAACAACCCTCTTCTTTTTGTTTTGCCTGCAATCACGATTCCTTTCCATTCCATCTCTGAGTATTTGGCCGACAACAAATCAATATCGCATCTCCCACTGGAGGTGAAATACAATAAATCAGGGTTTTTCCAAGGCGTTAAGGATAGAAACAACTCGACCGATACTGAAAACACGTTTGTTCAAAGCTGCTGGAATCTGGAGttctaaaagaaaacaacaaacaaatcctttccccaaaTACAATCACCTTGTCTGATATGACACAAATAAAATAAGTGAAATCAAAGTGCAGCGGCGGCGACTTCGTGCCTCTTTAAGACTTCTCAAAGATGTTAAAAAGTGCAGCTCCAGGAAAACGTCCACCACTCTTTGCTGATAATCCTGCGCAAACGTGACTCCTAAGCACTCCTGCAGTCACTCATATAAACATTTTccttcctcaaaaaggaatgcgtCGACAAAGACTTAAAGTGCAAAAAGCAAAGGAATGATCGAGCCATTGTCACTGGTTTAATGCAGTGGCAGAATATTTAGATCGCTTCAGAAAACCGTTCTCTTAGAAACCCGGCGGAGGAAACCACACGAACAAAAACCCGCCACAGCGGTTATTATGACTAGTCTAGAACAGGATTACACCGTGAACGTCTACGGAGATGCTGAGGCTAACAAAGGAACACGCAGAGTTTAATAGTGCGGTTATAGTTTACGTTTTTTTTAAACCAGCATTACATTTCCATGAAGGGATTATCACAGTGTTACAATGGAATGATGAGACTTCATTAGGAATGCTGTCATCACATTTTCTCACCAGTACAGGCATCCATACCAATGGAATGTAAAATATCCGTAGAAATGTGCACATATACAGCTTTATACGTACAAATAAACAGCATCTGTATCAACATCAATGGCTAAAGTAGTTTTTGGCTGCTGTATAACACTCTTATTCACATGTTTACATCCATCCTCCACAGGCTGTACACACCTGCCCACGTGTTTCATGGCTTTTCACGAGTCAGTGATTAACAGAACGCAGCGCGCTTTCGATGAATTGACTCCACAGCATGGGCAACGCGCTGCTTACATACGCACAGGCTGCGGTGAGATGGCGCTGAGTGGGGAAATCTTCGGACAGAGCTGCATGATCAGTGAACGGAGCAGAAGACGACCTGTTCAGCACTCAATCTGCGACTGGAGCTGTCGGCGCAGGGTGAGCGTGCGCCTGTGGAGCTGCTGCATCTGCTGCATGCGATCTCTCTGGCGAGCTAGGTTCTGGGGCATGGGATACCGTTGATAGCCGTACAGGAAGCGGTAGGGAATGCGCACGTGGCAGGCCGTTGCACGACAGCGGGGCTGCGGCATGGGCGGCAGCAGCATCCAGCGCTTCCTCTCGGCGCAGTACCGATAGGCTTCCTTGCGGTACTGCTTGTCCACATCGTCGCTGTTCTTCCAGCCGCCGATGATGAACACGTCCTCGTCAAAGTAGCAGATGGCTGCGCCCTCGATGCTGGTGACCTCTGGGGGCAGGCTCTCCAGGATCTCATCTGAGATTCGAACACTGATTTTCTGCCTGGCAACCTCATCCCGCACCGTGTAACTCTTCGGGCAGCAGGAAGCCGTATGGTAGAAGTTAGTCGACGCCACCGCCATTTGGAAGATGCAGTAGTTGTCGATGAGTGGCAGCGAGTCGACATCCTGCCACTGGCGGCTCTCCGTGTCGAAGCGGGTGGTCACCGTCTTTAGTCCATCCTCATTATCCGTATCGACAGGCGTGCGTGCCGTGACGTAGACGTAACGATCCTCCACACTCACCGCCTTCACGTCCCGCAGGATCTTGGGAGCCGATTCCAGATTGTGCCACTTGTCCTGCTCCGGCTCGTACACACTCACATCTTTGAAACCCGGACTGAAGTTGCCATGACCACCGATACTGTACAAGATATCCTTAATGCAGGTTAGGCCGAACGAGTGCTTCCGCGTGGTCAGGTTGCTGACCTGCTCCCATGTGTTGCGATTTGGGTTGTAGCGCTCCACGGTCTTAGCAAAGCCCGGTTCCATGGAACCAGCTACATAGACGTGGGACTCTGTGGTGGCAATGGCGTGGCCGTCCAGGTGATTGTGGATGTGAGGTAGGTTGACCCAGCGATCCTCGTAAATGAAGTAACCCACGCACTCACTCAGGTAGTCCCCTCCCTCGGAAACACCACCCACCACCATGATGACGTCCATGTTCTGCCCAAAGCGTGGCTGATAGGACATGTGTGAAGACCAGAACTCCATATCCAACGACTTGAGATTCTCAAAGCGAATAGCGTGGCCCTCTACTGCGTCTGACACCAGGCGGAGACACACCTCGTTGGACGCCACCAGCCGTTCATTTTTAACCACCCTGGCCAGATAGGTGGGCATAATCTGGGGCAGCCTGAGGAGGCGAAACAGCTCCTCGAAGTAGCGGCTCCGCTCCTCCGGGTTCTTTTGCACCCACTTCTGTACGGCCTCGAACAGCACCTCCTCTGAATCCACTGTGATCTCTGCGTCCGACAGCCAGTCCCGGACCAGGTGGAAGGGCAGTGTGTAGAACTCTTCATCCTGGATGACCTTGTGGAAGTTACGCCGAATCATGTCTGCAGCGCGTAGAGCCAGCTGGTCCAGCGTGTACATGTGAGCGAGGCTGTGAACGGCCACGCAGTTGGTCAGGCTCAGCTTCTTCTTCAGGAACTCTCCACAGAAATCtttcagctgcagcagcaggaacCTGACACGAGCACAGAAAACACACCAGAAATCAcaactgctgctgctgacttcAATACAGCGGCTCGACTTGTTTTCTACACACCGTGCACCAAACCAAGAGCTACAAAAAGCCTCGTGCACGTTTTCTCTCCTTAGTATTAAATTACCTGTCTGCCAGCTCCAGTACTTCATGCACGTTGCAGGTGCTGACGCGGATTTCTCCTGTGTACATGTACTGGATGACACTCTCCACCGTCTCCGGGTCAGGCCCCAGCTCTGagctccactccttcatctccaccCGTCCGGACAGGGACTCGGAGAACTGTCCTCCCAGCAGCGGGGTGAAATAATCGGTGGCAGCAGCCAGAACAGACCTGTGGGCTGAAAACTCGCAGCTCTGGACGCTCCCGGTAGCCGCCCTGCTGCTGAAGGC from Nothobranchius furzeri strain GRZ-AD chromosome 5, NfurGRZ-RIMD1, whole genome shotgun sequence encodes:
- the LOC107395134 gene encoding kelch-like protein 11, which translates into the protein MCGCVCRLLSLASLLHLPPPLTSSAGSRMAAAAPNPEDNTRSGGGSTPSALAGDGDAEEAEDFTSSSHCSELSRRQNEQRKQGLFCDVTLAFSSRAATGSVQSCEFSAHRSVLAAATDYFTPLLGGQFSESLSGRVEMKEWSSELGPDPETVESVIQYMYTGEIRVSTCNVHEVLELADRFLLLQLKDFCGEFLKKKLSLTNCVAVHSLAHMYTLDQLALRAADMIRRNFHKVIQDEEFYTLPFHLVRDWLSDAEITVDSEEVLFEAVQKWVQKNPEERSRYFEELFRLLRLPQIMPTYLARVVKNERLVASNEVCLRLVSDAVEGHAIRFENLKSLDMEFWSSHMSYQPRFGQNMDVIMVVGGVSEGGDYLSECVGYFIYEDRWVNLPHIHNHLDGHAIATTESHVYVAGSMEPGFAKTVERYNPNRNTWEQVSNLTTRKHSFGLTCIKDILYSIGGHGNFSPGFKDVSVYEPEQDKWHNLESAPKILRDVKAVSVEDRYVYVTARTPVDTDNEDGLKTVTTRFDTESRQWQDVDSLPLIDNYCIFQMAVASTNFYHTASCCPKSYTVRDEVARQKISVRISDEILESLPPEVTSIEGAAICYFDEDVFIIGGWKNSDDVDKQYRKEAYRYCAERKRWMLLPPMPQPRCRATACHVRIPYRFLYGYQRYPMPQNLARQRDRMQQMQQLHRRTLTLRRQLQSQIEC
- the LOC107395133 gene encoding cytosolic 5'-nucleotidase 3 isoform X1; the encoded protein is MVPELSNSSVCMKDPQRVQQIMQSIRKAGSNTLQVISDFDMTLTRFSHNGKRCPTCHNILDNSKAISTECREKLDTLLKTYYPIEIDTSLSVEEKLPLMVEWWTKAHDLLVEQRIRKDQLAEAVRESDAMLREGYPLFFDHLHEHSIPLLIFSAGIGDILEEVIRQAGVFHSNVNVFSNYMDFDESGVLRAFKGELIHIYNKREGALLNTGHFQELRTRPNVLLLGDSLGDLNMADGVQDMENILKIGFLNDKVEERKQAYLDSYDIVLIKDETLEVPNAIVLYLTGNK
- the LOC107395133 gene encoding cytosolic 5'-nucleotidase 3 isoform X2, encoding MKDPQRVQQIMQSIRKAGSNTLQVISDFDMTLTRFSHNGKRCPTCHNILDNSKAISTECREKLDTLLKTYYPIEIDTSLSVEEKLPLMVEWWTKAHDLLVEQRIRKDQLAEAVRESDAMLREGYPLFFDHLHEHSIPLLIFSAGIGDILEEVIRQAGVFHSNVNVFSNYMDFDESGVLRAFKGELIHIYNKREGALLNTGHFQELRTRPNVLLLGDSLGDLNMADGVQDMENILKIGFLNDKVEERKQAYLDSYDIVLIKDETLEVPNAIVLYLTGNK